The proteins below come from a single Mycobacterium parmense genomic window:
- a CDS encoding type I polyketide synthase has translation MASVENLMEPASGFAIVGYAARFPGAADADEFWEVLREGRDAVSEVPQDRWDADEFFDPDPEAPGKVVTRRAGFVDDVTGFDAPFFGMSAREVNSLDPQHRLLLETAWRAVEHSGTAPTALADTNTGVFVGLATHDFLGMASDELTYAEIEPYMAIGTSSAAAAGRISHRLGLQGPAVAVDTACSSSLVAIHQACQALRLGECDLALAGGANVLLTPATMITFSHAHMLAPDGRCKTFDAAADGYVRGEGCGVIVIKRLEDAIRDGDRIRAVIRGSAVNQDGASGGLTVPNGVAQQRVIAAALKRAGVEPSDVGYLEAHGTGTSLGDPIEAQAAGAVLGVGREADRPLLIGSVKTNIGHLEAAAGIAGVIKVILSLEHELLPQHLHFREPSPHIPWDRLAVQVVQEPTSWERNGRRRIAGVSSFGFAGTNAHVVLEEAPDEGVVAVAPGPDATPGDPRLRVLPLSARTPEALMQVADQYRTWLRAHPEASLADVCATAGVARAHFEHRAALVVNSRESASELLGALADDRPAPGLVRGVSDRTPKTAWLFTGQGSQYAGMARELFETEPVFAETMSRCAAAVAEVLEKPLLDVIFDPDGDDTLRQTAYAQPALFAVEMGLARLWQSWGFEPDVVIGHSVGQYTAACVAGVFGLEDGALLLAERGRLFGSLPAGGRMVAVFAAAERVESLTDEFPNLSVAAYNGANTVLSGPADDLERAVALLEGDGVRCDWLETSHAFHSALLDPILDEFESYANRFEFSLPQRILVCNRTGAALGRSVKIDGAYWRRHARQPVEFAKSVRTLADLSCKVLLEVGPQPVLTAAAMRAWPDPATAPRAIASLRRNIADHRQIIEAVADAYVLGHLPDFGAITGPARKLDLPTYPFQHRQYWYTEKRVPPTNSVRTEAARLLEDGRIDDLAALLDGESGNRQTVDVLTKLAAQFNSKHNTRSTADVRYEISWKRSRAGESGAEASDGESAWLIVGDDAEAIRPLTDALAARGHRHSVLGLPTSDEDEQRLEAALRAAADDDPALRILHVAALDCGTAPSADSLARMQKHVLGGTRRLFCAAAAAGSRAPIWLVTRGAQRVTDADDVSAVQSCLWGFGRAASLEHPQVWGGLADLDEGAAAEWSALIDHVMSASRDHAPREDQVALRDQAVHVPRLVRRPRLPAAATPALRSDATYLVTGGLGGVGLEIAGYLAAHGARHLVLTSRRSPGEAAQRRIDALREKHGCEVRVVTADVADALEVARLLDTVRTDMPALAGVVHAAGEIGTTPLRNLDDAEVDRVFAGKVWGAWNLSEAVADTQLDFFLSTSSIASVWGGFGQTAYGAANAFLDGLAWRRRKRGAAGSSVNFGPWSAGMADEDARARLAARGVRTLSPADALAGMADLLSPGPDPGPAHGVVARIDWARFLPLYQQAGKRAFLAEMQHEVPDFAPAPAPAGKTQLVEQLTLAPVQRRRKLVVDYLREAVAEVTRVDAGEIREDAGFFDLGMDSLMAIELRQRIERGVGKEIPATLAMDYPRLSDVADYLLGDVLGLNEQASADSGRRQAAATTRTDEPIAIVAVSCRFPGAPDPEAFWEVLSGGVDAIREVPEDRFDIDEFYDPDPEAPGKIYSRFGGFLDGIDGFDPEFFGISPREAVWIEPQQRLMLETAWEGLERAGYSPAGLRGSRTGIFVGVGANEYSHLLSSESVDKIEPHFITGNALNAISGRVAFALGLEGPAVAVDTACSSSLVAVHQACQALHSGDCDMALAGGVNVLLSPVTIIAASRARMLSPVGRCKTFDASADGYVRSEGCGILVLKRLSDAERDGDRVCAVIPASAVNQDGASSGLTVPNGGAQQRLIATALARAGLAGPDVDYLEAHGTGTPLGDPIEVQAAGAVYGADRDAGRPLLMGSVKTNIGHLEAASGVAGLIKVVLSLQHEMLPQSLHFEKPSPHIPWDALPVRVVDKATPWQANGKPRRAGISSFGFTGTNAHVLIEEAPAPSPNPDEYSTGDILDDVTVATESDSRDEAVGVLALSARSPEALMALARRYEEWLNTHPKVDVADVCFTAGTGRSHFEHRAALVVDSVQSARELLAELAENRTRPGVTRGECADPPTTAWLFTGQGSQYPGMARELFDAEPIFADTVTRCAEAVSEMLSRPLLDVLFATDRDTGGEAGERLRHTSFAQPALFAVEMGLARLWQSRGVEPDVVLGHSVGQYAAACVAGVFSLEDGARLMAERGRLFGSLPAGGRMVAVFADAKYVEEIANEFALVSVAAYNGPNTVLSGPGPDLEQIVARCGGDGIRCSWLETSHAFHSELLEPVLGEFESYAARMRFAVPTLPLVCNRTGAVLTAETSLDAQYWRRHSRQPVQFAESVRTVAQLGCSVLMEIGPQPVLTGAAVQVWPEHLAAPRAIVSLRKGVGDRRQIAEAIAGAYVSGHRVRFAALHREPHRRLELPTYPFERRRFWPKSSGIAVDGPSVSGILGSAKDLASGDSVYTSRLSVKSQPWLSDHVIYGTVVVPGATYAAMALAAVGSPARVKDVFFYEPIILPERSSREVQLTLHPLEDNSDGQSAKFQVHSRPYGVRDAEWSLNADGTLIAGAAGLAGAEARPDGQEAEPIEAAIERMERMRPQELFETFADMELAWGPNWSGSLKSLWLGEGEAIGDITVGEELAEHLGTEPMHPVLMDLCTGVAFPAFPALRAAEQGVNDLFLPLRYGQVMLREKMPRRFYCRATWHTSGLDSETQVFDLDFVGRDGHHLGGIREFTVKRAPREALLRGLGGDATRLMYTLGWHEVPLPPRGDTEDAGHAPGTWLIAGFDELAAEMPGCVPFDRTADSGLLGQVLTQADERGMPFSGIVWRSAGPRGEESSTESVARLETEIANLLSAVHTLQADGGARLPNGLWIVTQRAVVTESGEPVDPVQSALWGLGRTIVNEEPALRARLVDYDGSAGAAHALAGLLGLPAPALDEPELALRQGKFLASRLLPWARSGHLTVPRATDYVLAPTERGAIDNLRLTDTQVLPPDDGYVQVRVEAAGLNFRDVLNVLGLYPGDPGPIGGDFAGVVTELGGGVTGLEVGQRVYGFMQGAFSSRFNVPVQLLAPLPDWLDSVAAATIPAAALTVRLAFDWAQLKPGDRVLVHAASGGVGLAAIQMAQQHGATVFATASVYKRDALRKLGVKYVYDSRTTDFADQILADTEGAGVDVVLNSLTNEGFVEATVRATARNGRFAEIAKRDIWTHEQMAAVRPDIAYEIVALDVTTLQDPQRIKRLLTEVSAGLASGEWTALPAEIYPLTEAKTAFRRMQQARHIGKIVLQMPNRLQPRGDRSYLITGGLGAIGLHTAAYLAQLGAGDIVLTSRRAPDGHAQQAIDDIVERYHCRIHTFAADVGDESEVAKLLERIRAELPPLAGVAHLAGVLDDALLAQQNPERFRTTLAPKAFGAGHLDRLTNGDELDFFIVSSSVSSLLGSPGQANYSTANALLDGLVAQRKARGLPATGVNFGPWAQGGMASSEAARANIGALGLVPLEPSAALSALAEVVANGTGQATVIKANWARAAKMLGNSRPPILDLVLPSAATEAAGDSELLRQLQEIPVAQRATFVTEFLQREVQGFLRLAQPPAATSRFLDLGTDSLMAVELRNRLHSQFGGAFTINATAVFDYPTIGGLAEYLAAQLPDAGSPPGGAEPAAPPELAPPPALAPAPAEGFGSGVVQE, from the coding sequence ATGGCATCCGTCGAAAATTTGATGGAGCCGGCATCGGGGTTTGCGATCGTGGGTTACGCGGCGCGCTTTCCGGGTGCCGCCGACGCGGACGAATTCTGGGAGGTGCTGCGCGAAGGCCGGGACGCGGTGTCGGAGGTGCCCCAGGACCGTTGGGACGCCGACGAATTCTTCGACCCGGATCCCGAGGCTCCCGGGAAGGTTGTGACCCGCCGGGCGGGATTCGTCGACGACGTCACGGGGTTCGATGCGCCCTTCTTCGGCATGTCGGCGCGTGAGGTGAATTCGCTTGACCCACAGCACCGGTTGTTGCTGGAGACGGCGTGGCGGGCGGTCGAGCACTCCGGTACCGCGCCAACGGCTTTGGCCGACACCAACACGGGTGTCTTCGTCGGTTTGGCCACCCACGACTTCCTGGGAATGGCATCCGATGAGCTGACGTATGCCGAGATCGAGCCATACATGGCGATCGGGACGTCGTCCGCCGCGGCGGCGGGCCGGATCAGCCACCGGTTGGGACTGCAGGGCCCCGCCGTCGCCGTCGACACCGCGTGCAGCTCGTCGCTGGTGGCGATCCATCAGGCGTGCCAAGCACTTCGCTTGGGCGAGTGCGATCTCGCGCTGGCCGGCGGCGCGAACGTGTTGCTCACGCCCGCAACCATGATCACGTTCTCCCACGCGCACATGCTTGCGCCCGACGGCCGGTGCAAGACGTTCGACGCGGCCGCGGACGGTTACGTGCGCGGCGAGGGTTGCGGCGTCATCGTGATCAAGCGCCTCGAGGACGCGATCCGCGACGGCGACCGGATCCGGGCCGTGATCCGGGGCAGTGCGGTCAACCAGGACGGCGCATCGGGCGGCCTGACGGTGCCGAACGGCGTTGCACAGCAACGGGTTATCGCAGCGGCGCTGAAGCGCGCCGGGGTCGAGCCCAGCGACGTCGGCTACCTCGAGGCACATGGGACGGGGACGTCGCTGGGCGATCCGATCGAGGCTCAGGCCGCGGGCGCGGTGCTGGGCGTCGGGCGCGAGGCGGACCGGCCGCTGCTCATCGGGTCGGTGAAGACGAACATCGGGCACCTGGAAGCGGCCGCGGGGATCGCTGGTGTCATCAAGGTCATCCTGTCGCTCGAGCACGAGTTGTTGCCGCAGCATTTGCACTTTCGCGAGCCGTCGCCCCACATTCCGTGGGACCGCCTTGCGGTGCAGGTGGTGCAGGAGCCCACCAGTTGGGAACGCAACGGTCGGCGACGCATCGCGGGAGTCAGCTCGTTCGGGTTCGCCGGAACCAACGCTCACGTCGTTCTCGAGGAAGCGCCGGACGAGGGCGTGGTCGCCGTCGCGCCGGGTCCGGACGCTACGCCCGGCGACCCGCGGTTGCGCGTGCTGCCGCTCTCGGCGCGCACCCCCGAGGCGCTGATGCAGGTCGCCGACCAGTACCGCACCTGGTTGCGCGCGCACCCGGAGGCGTCCCTGGCGGACGTGTGCGCCACCGCCGGCGTGGCCCGCGCCCACTTCGAGCACCGGGCCGCGCTGGTCGTCAACTCCCGGGAGTCGGCCAGTGAGCTGCTCGGCGCGCTCGCAGACGACCGCCCGGCCCCCGGGCTGGTGCGCGGCGTGTCCGACAGAACGCCGAAGACGGCGTGGCTGTTCACCGGCCAGGGCAGCCAGTACGCGGGCATGGCGCGGGAGCTGTTCGAGACCGAGCCGGTGTTCGCCGAGACCATGAGCCGGTGCGCGGCGGCGGTCGCCGAGGTGCTGGAAAAGCCGCTGCTGGATGTCATTTTCGATCCCGACGGTGACGACACGCTGCGGCAGACCGCCTACGCCCAGCCCGCCCTGTTCGCCGTCGAGATGGGCTTGGCCCGGCTCTGGCAATCGTGGGGTTTCGAGCCCGACGTGGTGATCGGCCACAGCGTGGGCCAGTACACGGCGGCCTGCGTCGCCGGTGTGTTCGGCCTCGAGGACGGGGCCTTGTTGCTCGCCGAGCGTGGCCGGCTGTTCGGCAGCCTGCCCGCCGGCGGGCGGATGGTCGCGGTGTTCGCCGCCGCCGAGCGGGTGGAGAGCCTGACCGACGAATTCCCGAACCTGTCGGTGGCCGCCTACAACGGCGCCAACACCGTGCTGTCGGGGCCCGCGGACGACCTCGAGCGCGCGGTGGCCCTGCTGGAGGGCGACGGCGTGCGCTGCGACTGGCTGGAAACCAGCCACGCGTTCCACTCGGCGCTGCTGGACCCGATTCTCGACGAGTTCGAGTCGTATGCGAACCGGTTCGAATTCAGCCTGCCGCAACGGATTTTGGTCTGCAACCGCACCGGCGCGGCCCTCGGCAGGAGCGTGAAAATCGACGGCGCCTACTGGCGCCGCCACGCGCGCCAGCCCGTCGAGTTCGCCAAGAGCGTGCGCACGCTGGCCGACCTGAGTTGCAAGGTGCTGCTCGAGGTCGGCCCGCAGCCGGTGCTCACCGCCGCCGCCATGCGGGCGTGGCCGGATCCGGCGACGGCGCCGCGGGCGATCGCGTCGCTGCGCCGCAACATCGCCGACCACCGCCAGATCATCGAGGCCGTCGCCGACGCGTACGTGCTGGGCCACCTGCCCGACTTCGGCGCCATCACCGGGCCGGCGCGCAAGCTCGACCTGCCGACCTATCCGTTCCAGCATCGCCAGTACTGGTACACCGAGAAGCGGGTCCCGCCGACCAATTCCGTGCGGACCGAAGCCGCCCGGCTTCTCGAGGACGGCCGGATAGACGACCTCGCCGCGCTGCTCGACGGCGAGAGCGGCAATCGACAGACCGTTGATGTGCTGACAAAGCTTGCCGCCCAATTCAATTCCAAACACAACACCAGGTCGACCGCGGACGTCCGCTACGAGATCAGCTGGAAGCGATCCCGTGCCGGGGAGTCGGGCGCCGAGGCCTCCGACGGTGAGTCCGCGTGGCTCATCGTCGGCGACGACGCTGAGGCGATTCGGCCCTTGACCGACGCGCTGGCCGCGCGCGGGCACCGGCACAGTGTGCTCGGGTTGCCGACATCCGACGAGGACGAGCAACGGCTCGAGGCGGCGTTGCGCGCCGCCGCCGACGACGACCCGGCGCTGCGCATCCTGCACGTCGCGGCGCTGGACTGCGGGACCGCACCCTCGGCCGACTCGCTTGCGCGGATGCAAAAGCACGTCCTGGGTGGAACGCGGCGGCTCTTTTGCGCCGCGGCCGCCGCCGGGTCGCGCGCACCCATCTGGCTGGTGACCCGCGGAGCCCAACGCGTCACCGACGCGGACGACGTGTCGGCGGTGCAGTCGTGCCTGTGGGGCTTCGGCCGGGCCGCCTCGCTGGAGCATCCACAGGTCTGGGGCGGCCTGGCGGACCTGGACGAAGGCGCCGCCGCCGAATGGTCGGCCTTGATCGACCACGTGATGTCCGCGTCGCGCGACCACGCCCCCAGAGAAGACCAGGTTGCGCTGCGTGATCAGGCGGTCCACGTGCCCCGGCTGGTTCGCCGCCCCCGGCTGCCGGCGGCTGCGACGCCGGCATTGCGCAGCGACGCAACGTATCTGGTGACCGGTGGGCTCGGCGGGGTCGGCCTGGAGATCGCCGGATACCTGGCCGCGCACGGCGCGCGCCATCTGGTGCTGACCAGCCGGCGCTCGCCCGGCGAGGCCGCGCAACGGCGCATCGACGCGTTGCGTGAAAAGCACGGCTGCGAGGTCCGGGTGGTGACGGCCGACGTCGCCGACGCGCTCGAGGTCGCCCGCCTGCTGGACACCGTGCGGACCGACATGCCGGCGCTGGCCGGTGTCGTGCACGCCGCGGGCGAGATCGGCACCACACCGCTGCGCAACCTCGACGACGCCGAAGTAGATCGGGTGTTCGCCGGAAAGGTCTGGGGCGCCTGGAATCTGAGCGAAGCAGTCGCGGACACGCAGCTGGACTTCTTCCTCAGCACCTCCTCGATCGCCTCGGTTTGGGGCGGATTCGGTCAGACCGCCTACGGTGCGGCCAACGCCTTCCTCGACGGGCTGGCGTGGCGCCGGCGCAAGCGCGGTGCCGCCGGCTCGAGCGTCAATTTCGGGCCCTGGTCGGCGGGCATGGCCGACGAGGACGCCCGCGCGCGCCTGGCCGCGCGCGGAGTCCGGACGTTGTCGCCCGCCGACGCCCTGGCGGGAATGGCCGATCTGCTGTCGCCGGGGCCCGATCCGGGTCCGGCACACGGCGTCGTGGCCCGAATCGACTGGGCCCGCTTCCTGCCGCTCTACCAGCAAGCGGGCAAGCGGGCGTTCCTGGCGGAGATGCAGCACGAGGTGCCCGATTTCGCGCCGGCGCCGGCGCCGGCCGGCAAGACTCAACTGGTTGAGCAGCTCACCCTTGCTCCCGTGCAGCGACGCAGGAAGCTGGTGGTCGACTACCTGCGCGAGGCGGTGGCGGAGGTGACGCGGGTCGACGCAGGGGAAATCCGCGAGGACGCCGGCTTCTTCGATCTCGGTATGGATTCACTCATGGCCATCGAACTGCGGCAACGCATCGAGCGGGGCGTGGGCAAGGAAATTCCCGCGACCCTGGCGATGGACTATCCGCGCCTGTCCGATGTCGCCGACTACCTGCTGGGCGATGTGCTCGGCCTCAACGAGCAGGCGTCCGCCGACTCGGGACGCCGTCAGGCGGCGGCGACGACTCGCACGGACGAGCCCATCGCGATCGTCGCGGTCTCGTGCCGCTTCCCCGGTGCGCCCGACCCGGAAGCCTTCTGGGAGGTGCTGTCCGGCGGTGTCGACGCGATCCGGGAGGTCCCCGAGGACCGATTCGACATCGACGAGTTCTACGACCCCGACCCGGAGGCCCCGGGCAAGATCTACAGCCGTTTCGGTGGATTCCTCGACGGCATCGACGGATTCGATCCGGAGTTCTTCGGCATCTCCCCACGCGAGGCGGTGTGGATCGAACCGCAGCAACGGCTGATGCTCGAAACCGCCTGGGAGGGGCTGGAACGCGCCGGCTACTCCCCGGCCGGGCTGCGGGGCAGCCGGACCGGCATCTTCGTCGGGGTCGGCGCCAACGAGTACTCCCATCTGCTGTCATCCGAGTCGGTCGACAAGATCGAGCCGCACTTCATCACCGGCAATGCCCTCAACGCCATCTCGGGCCGGGTCGCGTTCGCGCTCGGCCTCGAAGGCCCCGCGGTGGCCGTCGACACCGCGTGCAGCTCGTCGCTGGTGGCCGTCCACCAGGCCTGCCAGGCCTTGCATTCCGGGGATTGCGACATGGCGCTGGCCGGCGGGGTGAACGTGTTGCTGAGCCCGGTGACCATCATCGCCGCGTCGCGGGCCAGGATGCTGTCGCCCGTCGGGCGATGCAAGACGTTCGATGCTTCCGCCGACGGCTACGTGCGCAGTGAGGGCTGCGGGATCCTGGTGCTCAAGAGGCTCAGCGACGCGGAGCGTGACGGCGACCGGGTGTGCGCGGTGATCCCGGCCAGCGCGGTCAACCAGGACGGCGCGTCCAGTGGTCTGACGGTGCCCAACGGCGGTGCGCAGCAACGGCTTATCGCCACGGCGCTGGCCCGCGCCGGCCTGGCCGGCCCCGACGTCGACTACCTGGAGGCCCATGGCACCGGCACCCCGCTGGGTGACCCGATCGAGGTGCAGGCGGCCGGGGCCGTCTACGGTGCCGACCGTGACGCGGGCCGCCCATTGCTGATGGGATCGGTGAAGACCAACATCGGCCACCTTGAGGCCGCATCGGGGGTGGCCGGCCTGATCAAGGTCGTGTTGTCCTTGCAGCACGAAATGCTGCCTCAGAGCTTGCATTTCGAGAAGCCATCACCGCACATTCCGTGGGACGCGCTGCCGGTGCGGGTCGTGGACAAGGCGACCCCCTGGCAGGCCAACGGGAAACCGCGACGCGCCGGCATCAGTTCCTTCGGATTCACCGGCACCAACGCCCACGTGCTGATCGAGGAGGCGCCCGCGCCGTCGCCGAACCCGGATGAGTACTCGACGGGTGACATCCTCGACGACGTCACCGTGGCCACGGAGTCGGACTCCCGGGACGAGGCGGTCGGTGTGCTGGCGCTGTCCGCCCGGTCACCCGAGGCGCTGATGGCATTGGCGCGGCGGTACGAGGAGTGGTTGAACACCCACCCGAAGGTCGACGTCGCCGACGTGTGCTTCACGGCCGGGACGGGACGTTCGCATTTCGAGCACCGGGCCGCGCTGGTCGTGGATTCGGTTCAGAGCGCACGCGAGCTGCTGGCGGAGCTGGCCGAGAACCGTACGCGGCCGGGGGTGACGCGCGGTGAGTGCGCGGATCCGCCGACGACGGCGTGGTTGTTCACCGGGCAGGGCAGCCAGTACCCGGGGATGGCGCGCGAATTGTTCGACGCCGAGCCGATTTTCGCGGACACAGTGACACGCTGCGCGGAGGCGGTCAGCGAGATGCTGTCACGCCCGCTGCTGGACGTGCTGTTCGCAACGGACCGCGACACCGGCGGCGAGGCCGGAGAGAGGTTGCGGCACACTTCGTTCGCGCAACCCGCGCTGTTCGCCGTCGAGATGGGCCTGGCCCGCCTGTGGCAGTCCCGGGGCGTCGAGCCCGACGTAGTGCTGGGCCACAGCGTCGGCCAGTACGCGGCGGCGTGCGTGGCCGGGGTGTTCAGCCTCGAGGATGGAGCCCGGCTCATGGCCGAGCGCGGCCGGCTGTTCGGCAGCCTGCCCGCGGGCGGGCGGATGGTGGCGGTGTTCGCCGACGCCAAATACGTCGAGGAGATCGCCAACGAGTTCGCCCTGGTCTCGGTCGCCGCCTACAACGGTCCCAACACGGTGCTGTCGGGTCCCGGCCCGGACCTGGAACAGATCGTCGCGCGGTGCGGCGGCGACGGGATCCGGTGCAGCTGGCTGGAAACCAGCCACGCCTTCCACTCGGAACTGCTGGAGCCGGTGCTCGGTGAATTCGAGTCGTACGCGGCACGGATGCGGTTCGCCGTGCCGACGCTGCCGCTGGTCTGCAACCGCACCGGGGCGGTGCTCACCGCGGAAACCTCGCTGGACGCCCAATATTGGCGCCGGCATTCCCGCCAGCCGGTGCAGTTCGCCGAGAGCGTGCGCACCGTGGCGCAACTCGGATGCTCGGTGTTGATGGAGATCGGCCCCCAACCGGTCTTGACCGGTGCCGCGGTGCAGGTCTGGCCGGAACACCTGGCCGCCCCGCGCGCTATCGTCTCCCTGCGCAAGGGCGTCGGTGACCGCCGCCAGATCGCCGAGGCGATCGCCGGGGCCTACGTCAGCGGCCATCGTGTGAGGTTCGCCGCGCTGCATCGCGAGCCGCACCGCAGGCTGGAACTGCCCACGTACCCGTTCGAGCGGCGCCGGTTCTGGCCAAAGTCTTCGGGGATCGCCGTGGACGGCCCATCAGTGTCCGGGATCCTGGGCAGTGCAAAAGATCTCGCGTCCGGCGACTCCGTCTACACCAGTCGGCTGTCGGTCAAATCGCAGCCGTGGCTGTCCGATCACGTGATCTATGGCACCGTCGTGGTTCCCGGGGCGACCTATGCGGCAATGGCCCTGGCCGCCGTCGGCTCGCCGGCGCGGGTCAAGGACGTCTTCTTCTACGAGCCGATCATCCTGCCCGAGAGAAGCTCTCGCGAGGTGCAGCTGACGTTGCATCCACTCGAGGACAACTCCGACGGCCAAAGCGCGAAGTTCCAGGTGCACAGCCGCCCGTACGGCGTGCGTGACGCCGAATGGTCGCTCAACGCCGACGGCACGCTGATTGCCGGTGCCGCCGGGCTCGCCGGTGCCGAGGCCCGTCCGGACGGCCAGGAGGCCGAACCTATCGAGGCGGCGATCGAGCGGATGGAGCGGATGCGTCCCCAGGAGCTTTTTGAGACCTTCGCCGACATGGAGCTGGCGTGGGGCCCCAACTGGTCCGGCTCGCTGAAGTCGCTGTGGCTCGGTGAGGGGGAGGCGATCGGCGACATCACCGTCGGCGAGGAACTCGCCGAACATCTCGGCACCGAACCGATGCATCCGGTGCTGATGGACCTGTGCACCGGGGTTGCCTTCCCGGCGTTCCCGGCGCTTCGCGCGGCCGAACAGGGTGTCAACGACCTGTTCCTGCCGTTGCGCTACGGGCAGGTGATGCTGCGCGAGAAGATGCCTCGCCGGTTCTACTGCCGCGCAACGTGGCACACCAGCGGTCTCGACAGCGAAACCCAGGTCTTCGACCTCGATTTCGTCGGGCGCGACGGCCACCACCTCGGCGGGATTCGTGAGTTCACGGTCAAACGCGCGCCCCGCGAGGCGTTGCTGCGCGGGCTCGGCGGCGACGCCACCCGGTTGATGTACACCCTGGGGTGGCACGAGGTGCCGCTGCCGCCACGTGGCGACACCGAGGACGCCGGACACGCGCCCGGCACCTGGCTGATCGCCGGGTTCGACGAACTGGCGGCCGAGATGCCGGGCTGCGTCCCGTTCGACCGGACCGCAGATTCCGGGCTCCTGGGTCAGGTGCTGACGCAGGCCGACGAGCGCGGCATGCCGTTCTCCGGCATCGTCTGGCGCAGCGCCGGCCCGCGCGGAGAGGAATCGAGCACCGAATCGGTCGCTCGGCTGGAGACCGAGATCGCCAACCTGCTCAGCGCCGTGCACACGCTGCAGGCCGACGGGGGAGCCCGGCTTCCCAACGGACTGTGGATCGTCACGCAGCGGGCTGTGGTAACGGAATCCGGCGAACCGGTCGACCCGGTGCAGTCCGCGCTCTGGGGGCTCGGGCGCACCATCGTCAACGAGGAGCCGGCGCTGCGCGCCAGGCTGGTCGACTACGACGGCTCGGCGGGTGCGGCGCACGCACTGGCCGGTCTTCTCGGCCTCCCGGCCCCTGCCCTCGACGAACCCGAACTCGCTCTGCGGCAAGGGAAGTTCCTGGCGTCGCGGCTGCTGCCGTGGGCGCGCAGCGGTCATCTGACGGTGCCGCGGGCAACCGACTATGTGCTGGCGCCCACCGAGCGCGGCGCCATCGACAACCTGCGCTTGACCGACACCCAAGTGCTCCCACCGGACGACGGCTACGTGCAGGTCCGGGTCGAGGCCGCGGGACTGAACTTCCGGGACGTGCTCAACGTGCTGGGGCTCTACCCGGGCGATCCCGGTCCGATCGGCGGTGACTTCGCCGGGGTCGTCACCGAATTGGGCGGCGGCGTTACCGGCCTCGAGGTCGGTCAACGCGTCTACGGCTTCATGCAGGGCGCGTTCTCCAGCCGGTTCAACGTCCCGGTGCAGCTGCTGGCGCCGCTGCCCGACTGGCTGGACTCGGTGGCCGCGGCCACCATTCCCGCTGCGGCACTGACGGTTCGGCTCGCGTTCGACTGGGCCCAACTCAAGCCCGGGGACCGCGTGCTCGTGCACGCCGCCAGCGGTGGCGTCGGGTTGGCCGCGATCCAGATGGCGCAGCAGCACGGCGCGACCGTCTTCGCCACGGCCAGCGTCTACAAGCGCGATGCGCTGCGGAAGCTGGGTGTGAAATACGTCTACGATTCGCGGACAACGGATTTCGCCGACCAGATCCTGGCCGACACCGAGGGTGCCGGCGTCGACGTGGTGCTCAACAGCCTGACCAACGAGGGCTTCGTGGAAGCCACCGTGCGCGCCACCGCCCGCAACGGCCGGTTCGCCGAGATCGCAAAGCGCGACATCTGGACGCACGAGCAGATGGCCGCCGTGCGTCCCGATATCGCCTACGAGATCGTCGCGCTCGACGTCACCACCCTGCAGGATCCCCAGCGCATCAAACGGTTGCTCACCGAGGTGTCCGCCGGGCTGGCCAGCGGGGAATGGACGGCGCTGCCCGCCGAGATCTACCCGCTGACCGAGGCGAAGACGGCGTTCCGGCGGATGCAGCAGGCGAGGCATATCGGCAAGATCGTGCTGCAGATGCCGAACCGGCTACAGCCGCGGGGCGATCGCAGCTACCTGATCACCGGTGGGCTCGGCGCAATCGGCCTGCATACGGCGGCCTACCTGGCCCAGCTGGGTGCCGGTGACATCGTGTTGACCAGCCGGCGCGCGCCCGACGGCCACGCGCAACAAGCGATCGACGACATCGTCGAGCGCTACCACTGCCGCATCCACACGTTCGCCGCCGACGTCGGTGACGAGTCCGAGGTGGCGAAGCTGCTCGAGCGGATCCGCGCCGAGCTGCCGCCGCTGGCAGGGGTGGCGCACCTGGCGGGCGTGCTCGACGACGCGCTGCTGGCCCAGCAGAATCCCGAGCGATTCCGAACCACGCTGGCGCCCAAGGCTTTCGGCGCCGGCCACCTGGACCGGTTGACCAACGGCGACGAGCTCGACTTCTTCATCGTGTCTTCGTCGGTGTCCAGCTTGCTCGGTTCCCCCGGCCAGGCCAACTACTCCACCGCCAATGCGTTGCTCGACGGGCTGGTCGCGCAGCGCAAGGCGCGGGGCTTGCCGGCGACGGGCGTCAACTTCGGCCCCTGGGCGCAGGGGGGCATGGCCTCTTCGGAGGCCGCGCGCGCCAACATCGGCGCGCTGGGGCTGGTTCCACTGGAACCCTCCGCCGCGCTCAGCGCGCTCGCCGAGGTCGTCGCGAACGGAACCGGGCAGGCGACCGTCATCAAGGCGAATTGGGCGCGAGCCGCGAAGATGCTGGGCAATTCGCGTCCGCCGATCCTCGACCTGGTGCTGCCGAGTGCCGCCACGGAGGCGGCCGGGGACAGCGAGTTGCTCCGGCAACTGCAGGAGATTCCGGTGGCGCAGCGCGCCACGTTCGTCACCGAGTTCCTGCAGCGCGAAGTGCAGGGCTTCCTGCGGCTCGCGCAGCCGCCCGCGGCGACCAGCAGGTTCTTGGACCTGGGCACGGATTCACTGATGGCGGTCGAGCTTCGCAACCGGTTGCACAGCCAGTTCGGTGGCGCGTTCACGATCAACGCGACCGCGGTCTTCGACTACCCGACGATCGGCGGGCTGGCCGAGTACCTGGCGGCCCAGCTGCCCGACGCCGGCTCACCGCCGGGCGGCGCGGAGCCGGCCGCCCCGCCGGAGCTCGCCCCGCCGCCGGCGCTCGCCCCGGCGCCGGCCGAGGGGTTCGGCTCGGGCGTCGTACAAGAGTGA